The Oryza brachyantha chromosome 7, ObraRS2, whole genome shotgun sequence genomic interval ACACTACAGGTTTTGCATGCATTTTCTTTCTGCATGACCGCGGTCGGTGTCAAGCCAAGGCTTCTGAAGACTCATAGTTGTTACAGAACAAACATTTTTGGTTGTATATTTTCCCTCACAATGGAATCAATAGAGTTAGCTACATTCAATCTGGTAGTTTTGGATGTTTAACCTGTCCCTATTTGCTAGATAGAACACACCTTTATCTCACTGCTGACATGCTTGATTGTGTCCCTGCTACCAATTCTTGTCTGATAATATGTAGCTGCTGATGTACTATAAATGAGCCTTTTTTAGCATTTCATTTTTGAACCTGCAGATAGGTATAACACCGCCCTCGTTTGCCACAGATGGCGCTTCCTTGCATGCCATCCTCGGTTATGGTTGCGTGTTGAGAGGCCAATCAGAAATATAATCGAGCCAGGAGTTTATCCCAATCTCGAGGCTGCTGTTTCTGCAGCTAGGTTTGCATCCTCTCTGCATGTTCATTGTATTATAGAGGGAGTTATGGTCGTATGGATGACCTTTATTTGCTTTGTTATAAAGGCCTGGGGATACTATTCTAATTGCTGCTGGTGGCACACATGTTGCATGTAATATCCAAATAAAGAAGCCCCTTTGCATTGTAAGTTTTTCCATCCATTCTTGCTATCATCTCAAGAGCGGAAGTTTGATTTGGTGAAGTGTTTCTTGCATTAGACCacgaccttttttttttcattgatgCTATTGAGAGCTTACTTTTGTCATTTGCTTCTATCAGATTGGTGGGGGCGAGCTTCCTGACGACACAGTATTAACATGTTCCCGTGGCTCTGACAAGTATGTTTTCTTCTGTGGCAATGCgcccttgtttttttctaatgttCCATCGAAGTGACAATGATTTCAGTGCCTTCCTCCACTTGCCTATCTGAGCAGTGCATTGGAGTTCCTTTCCACCTGCAAGATTGTGAATCTCACTATTAGAGCAGAGCTTGGGTGCTGTTTGCTTCATCGGAGTGGTAGATTAACCATTGAGGAGTGCTTGCTCCAGTGTGAGCAAAACCCTCTGGACTATTTGTCCTTTCCTATAATTAGCACTGCGATTGAGTACAATTCGTTCCCATCACTCAAGGAACAAGGGCATGGTGTAACCGTTGTTCGCACCCGCATTGAGGGGGGTGCGAAGGCCGTCAGAACTAATGGAACGCTAGCGCTGCAGCGCGTGCGAGCCATCTATTCTCGCAGCTCTGTTTTCTTCTGGTTTGAAGTAGGAGAAAAGTAGGATTCCTGTAAACAAGGCCCTCAAATCTGTATctgtatcaactccttcattGCCTGCCTCCTGTTTGTTGTAAGTTCTAACATATGGTAAATGTTTGATATTTGAATCAGCGTGGACATGTTGCTTGTTACTACAATTTAACTGcgcaaaatttggtaaattcaTAATCAGTCGAGTTGTTACAGATTAAATTTACCCTACTTCTTGGATCGGCAGCACAGTTTATTGATTGGCCGTTTGTAATGATCTTCACGTCCTATTGTCGTTAATTTGAACAAAGGACAAGGTGGGGACCCTATCTGACACTAACTGCTAAATTAACTTCGACCTGTTGTAAACATGATTGTTATTGTGTAAATGTGCAATCAGACAAGGATGCACTTGGACTGCTATTTTTCCATTTGGGTGACTGACATTCTGTTAGTCCTGTGTTCGATGGGATAATCTTCTCTGTGTTTTCTTGGAAGGGAAAAATGAGAGATCACTCTCCTTTTTCTCAATGTCTGAAGCAGTTGCTCTTTAATTCATGTTCGTTATACTGTTGGATGTAAATGCATAGTTATGCTGTAATCAATTACTACCTTACtatctttgtcttttttttgggtgctCAGTATTAACTCTCATGAGCGTACAACGGGCAAGGAAGCGTATGAATTCTGAAAGCTGGTTAATGTGCACTGCAGTTAAATCACTATTACTGCTTATTCAAAGGCAGCAGTTAAAAATAATCGTTTGGTTGGGTAAGAAAGACAGTGAGGTTAATGCAGAAGAAAGCTAGAACCGTTCTAGTTAGCTGCGTCATTTAGTTAATCCAGAAACTTGCATGGTGTTGCAAATTCAAACAAGTTGCAACGGTAGTCTGGATGCCACTGGACCAGTGAACACATTTTCACGTGTACGGCTAAGTAAAATAATCACAGCTCGGAAGTGGTTAATAGcttaatctgttttttttaacctcCGTGGTGATGATTGATTAGTGGATGATCCAGCATGCTGCATGCCTGAAGATTTCAAATTTCGTCGTCTCTCtctgttgtttcttttctactTTGGCTCTGAATGTTCACTCTGCTAAAGCTgcatctttgtttttttctttttcagaaaatGACAAAGGGGGCTCCCACTTTACAGATTCAACaataaaaggagaaaaaaaaaggaaagaagtcCAACTCTGAACTTTCATGTTTCCCTTCTATTCTGTTAGCAAGGTCAATGGAAGATTTAGTTGCTagctctaaaatatttttatgttatcGAAAGCTAACCTAAAATCAagttatacaatagttacatataaatctatacatCTCATTCATATATAACCATCTCTTTTATACACAGTCGTGAAATCTGTAGTacatatggatgaatctataacttgttttttctttatattcaCTTATCTCTTtcgtataagtataaatatgataCGATAATTTTAGAGTACAGTTGTGTCACTCTACCGAAGTCATCAACTTGCGGAACTATGGAATTTGGAGAGCTTTGAGCAAGTACAGTGCAAAGACTATTACTAGAATGCAAATGCCCCAAAGCCAATGAGTACAACTACAAGAAGTTCAAAGATTCTTCAGACAGGTTTTCAGTTTTCACCATGACAGGAAGATCCATTGGATAcctgaaaaaaattctgataAAAAATGGAGTAATCTTCAGTGCCCTTTTGCTTTAAGTGCCACTCTACACTCTACACTGTTGGAAGCAACAATGTTCACCCATATTtctttgcttctgcttatacttataagccaaaatttaaatttttaaatttaaatttagagttgattttaggtgtttttcatcgaagtttatttttagccttgacttctagatcgttaaaaatgcatatataaaaattttactcacaactattttttgtttgcaaatatactgtAATAATCACCCCCGTCACCCTACAGACAATCATTTATTGCTCAtcagttagaaaaaaaaatacctcctTCATAGTAAAAATAAGTGACTGTTTTGATCAAGTTAAAAACATTAGaactcaaataaaataatcttcaTGTACTTATTTATTAACCCCTTTGATGATAAAAAGATGAACTAACATTACTCCCTCATAGGTTTAATTGTGCCTGCTCcttatttatttctatttctttccttttaagTTTGAAGTAGTCCcttattttgagataaaacttttgaccaaaataactaattaattttatatttttttgggacCAATGGAGTGTTGCTGGTCATTAAAGAATTCAGAGAATGAGTGAGTAATTCGTTTTTATCACTGATGACCTGCACCAAAGCAGTGTACTGCACTCATAGCAGACAGGCCCACTTAAAACTTAATGAACAGTAACATCGAAATAATCCTTCCAAAccccgaggaggaggggaggaaaacCACAAGAGACCATTAACTTTCtccacgaggagagagagagagagcagacagagagaaagagaggagctTTATTTCGAATGCTCCTGAAGTAGTCCTgcatcctcctcttcctctctcgaGCCCTTCACCACGGCATCATCATTCAAGCCGGACGCAAAGCATCCCAGATCAAATCGGCTGGTTCGGCCTTCCATTTCGAGGTAGCGCATTTTGCTCACCTTCTTTGGAGGAAACATTGGGGTTTTTAGGGGATTTGGAGGTGTTCATGCTGTTCTTTGGTGCGGTTGTGGTGAAATGCGGGCGTGAGATCGGGAATGTGGGTGTCTCGCGTGCGCCTTGTTTGCTGTTTGATTAGGGGTTTTTTGCTTGGTTTGTTCTTGGAAAATTTGGGGGCTTTCTTGCTTTGGAACGGAAGGGAGAGGTGTGCGTGCTGATTCGGttaaagaaaatgtttttttcccaTCATTGATGTATGCACTGGACTTCATATTAGGAAAGCTGCAAGTTTGCATGATTGATCCATCTCATTCTTGGTATATCTTGACCAGGCATAGGTATTtgtgaatatttttctctctttttcgaAGTTTCAAGTACAGTGTGTGTGGAACTGAACTGCCTCACATACAAAAGAATCATATTGGAcgtgttctttctttttgctGCTATTATAGGCACTTAGCCCGAGATACTGTGCAACAATGGTCGATTACCACAATGAGTGTTCGTACATTTGATAAGAATCATATGCTCAGTCTTCTGGTTTCTGCTTCTAGTTCTGATGTGTCCATGATGCAAGGGAGTTATGTCTGTGACTATGCCTTCCCAATATCAGTGGCCGCTGCCCATATCATGATTTCTTTGAATTAGCAATAATCATGGGTAATGTCTACACTAGCAATTCATCATTACACGATGAGGAAAGATGCCACCTTGTGATGATGAACTGCCCATGCCCTACCCTTGTTGTTTTTGTAGTGCTGCTGTAAGTAGGTTCAGCTTTGCCTGCGATACATGGTGTAGTGGAGGTTGATGGAAGTGCCACCCCTTTTCCCGTTCCTAATCTGCAAATGCATAATTTTCCTTCCACTACCAAGACTTTCCTCGGTATTTACAGTGAAGCAGTTGTACCTAGAGGCTAAAACAGCATACTAACTAACTAAACCTGACAATGCAATGGCTGCAAACCTATTGTGAATTTAATCTACAGTACAAAACCACTATATGATGTAATTCACTCAGAATGTAAGCTTATGGGTCTAAATAACCAGTTTTGTAGTTCAGTGCGCAAAATGGGCCTTTTGCGATGTTAGGAGTATTATACATGTACTTCTGTAATCCATAAAAACTTCATATGGAGCCTCTCTGAGCTCAGAACCTTTAAGTTTTGTTTGTTGTATTATGACTGCCTTAAGTGTTGACAAATATAGTTCTGTTCTGAGTTCCAACGGGAAGGCGAAGAAATTTAGTTGGGCAACAATGTTTGCGATGAGTAAACATGCACTTCTACCTTACTGTTACCTTTCTTTTACCTACTGGAAAATAATTCTCTGTTTTTCCCTTTCAAACAGGATTCTACATTTATAGGCTTGTCCATGGCATCAGCTACTTATCTTGATGATGCCAATTCTGACGTTATTGATCCTCCAAAGAATGAGGAGATATTGGATGTTACTGAACTTGTTGGTGATCACACCCAGCATTCACCAAAACCAAATGTGATGGTCTCTGGCAATGTGCGTGAACTACTGGAATGCCCTGTTTGTCTAAATGCCATGTATCCTCCAATTCATCAGGTACACCTTGTTAGCATATTCTTAATTACATTTGCCTGACTACAGTAGGGACTTGGAGTGATAAAAATGTTGCTTTAGCTTTAATTTAAATTGATCTAACATAGGATTtctgtttgatatttttatgaagcCTTTGATATTCTTTGACCCAGAAGAGAAAGTTGAATTTGTAAGCACATTCATTAACAATGTTTCCACATCTCTGTGTGTAGTGCTCCAATGGTCATACTCTCTGTTCTGGATGCAAGCCAAGGGTTCACAATCGCTGCCCAACTTGCAGACATGAATTGGGCAATATAAGATGCCTTGCTTTGGAAAAGGTAGCTGCATCGCTAGAGCTTCCATGCAAATATCAGAACTTTGGGTGCTTGGGCATATATCCTTATTATTGCAAGCTGAAGCATGAGTCACAGTGCCAATACAGGCCCTATACCTGCCCATATGCTGGATCTGAATGCACTGTTGCTGGTGACATTCAATATCTAGTAAGTCACTTGAAAGATGATCATAAGGTTGACATGCACAATGGAAGCACCTTCAATCATCGCTATGTCAAATCGAATCCTCATGAAGTTGAGAATGCTACCTGGATGCTCACGGTAATTTTCTTAGCGCTCTGTATTTTATGAAGAGAACACTGAACACCTCACAATGTTCGTGCTACTGGGTTGTACATACAAATTCTGATTGACTTGTATTCTAGGTAGCATGTCATTCCTTTTCCACTGCTGCTTGAGATCCACCAACTATGCAAAGTTCAGCGTATCTAAGATTGTTTGTCATAAACATGAAATTATGATTTTCTGGTTGTTTGTTAAGTACTTAAGTGCATACTTATCAGCATGGTTAAATAGGTTATTACAATGACACACTATGCAGTTGCTAtcataatttcatcatttcttGGTTAGAAAATGATTGTAGTAGTAGCGTACAACCGTTTTGAAGTTTCATCTCATGTTTATACTTCATGGTGATGCGTACGCTGTAACTATTTGTTGATTTTATATCCAGGTTTTCAGCTGCTTTGGCCAGTACTTCTGCCTGCACTTTGAGGCATTCCAGTTGGGCATGGCACCTGTCTACATTGCCTTCCTGCGGTTCATGGGAGATGATGCAGAAGCCAAGAACTATAGCTACAGCCTGGAGGTTGGGGGCAGTGGTCGAAAGATGACCTGGCAAGGCGTCCCAAGAAGCATCAGAGACAGCCACAGGAAAGTTCGGGACAGTTACGACGGGCTAATCATCCAGCGGAACATGGCACTATTCTTCTCCGGTGGTGACAAGAAGGAGCTCAAACTGCGTGTCACAGGAAGGATTTGGAAGGAACAATAAATCACACACCATCTCAACTTCTCATTGCAACCTAGGATGTCTGGTGCAAAATGGGATTAATGCGTAAGCGAATTACTCTGGGAACTAGCTAGGTAGGATTTGGTAATATGATAGACTGTCTTAGCTACCAGCAGCCATTCTTCTAGTAGTTCAAGAACACTTTGTATGGACGATTATCTCGTGGCACTGATGTAGAATTGAAGGCAAATCTCTTCTTTGCTCTGAACTACTCCAAGAGCTTGCCAATCTGCCGTTGCAGGcgattcttgatggtgactcTGTGAAATGTAAATGTTGTAGCTCTACCCTCGGTATGAGGCAAATCTATATCAGGCCTCCATTGTTTTGCTGGCACGTGGCCCTGCCAAACTTGCAATGTTTGGCTGTGGAACTGAACCGTTTTCTCTGACATTGCTGCATGTATATGTTGACTTGCAGAAGCTGCGTATGCGGTAACCTGACAGCTGATCTTTTCACCtctacttataagccaaaagttaaatttttagctttaaatttaaagtagattttagatttttttattataatttacttTTCAGTCTTCGCTTTTAGATCAGATCACTaagataacatatatataaaagttttattgataaattattttttatttgtaaatatgtcgttttttgtttttatgaaaaaacaaaacaataaattataaacCCCTAGAAAAGgaataatttgaatatttgaatTCGAGCTCGAGGCCGCATCGAGCCTGACAATGGCGAGCAAATTGGTCAGCTTGTGCGACATGTCAAATTGTCAACATGTACAGCAAGAGTAAGAAGTTTATTGTGCAAGCTCGGATGCCAGCAGAATCACCGAGCTTTCGCACCTGTGTCCTGGAAAACAAAGGCAACTTCCCCACTAACATCAACACAAGAAACATATAATACCTGCATCAGTTAAACAAATTCTGAACGAAGCAATATTCAAGTTTAGTGCACTTGATTACAGTTAGCGAGGTTTAGGTTAGCTGAGTACTTGAGTTGGATCATTTTCAGTAGACATTGTTTTTGAGTTGCCGTAATGTAGAGCCATCTATTCAGGAGAAGAGTTTAATCACTCTCCTTGTTGTtaaagattaattaattaatattattattttgaattttgttaaAGATTATTTGTATGGGACTACGGATGATTGTTTCGCTGCAGTGATGTAGATCGTAGAATTCAAGGCAAATTTCTCGTTTATTCTGAACTTATCAAGAGTTTACCGATGTGCTCCGCATCAGATGCCGATGGTGTACCTAATGCTCACGTGAGGCCATCAGAAAATTGGTAACATAGAGGCTGGGGAAAAAAAGGCCATATATATCCGgatagataataaaaaagaaaattggtAACAGTTCAGAGTGTTGGAGCTGCAATAACAGTACAACACTTCACTCTTCTGCAATTCAGATTCGTCCAGAAAATTGGTAACAGTTCACTGGGTTGGAGGGTGGAGGAGATTTCATCAGACTGACAGTGATACACACAGCTACTTTTCTGCATTTCCTTGTTAGTGACAGCTCTTCTGATTTTTGGTTGAAGAAGCTCCAACAGTGAAACATCCTTCATATAGTCACATAACTTGGCTGGAGAACTAATAATATGGTAACAAAAGGGGAAATTTTATGCAATGAGAGAAACAAGCAAAATACTTCTTGGAGCATTTATTTTCGGCTTCAACCTGTCTTCCATCCATGTGCAAGTGTAGAAATTGATGCACACCAAAATGTATGCATCTTGCTATCTAATTCTATAGTACAAGCATTCTCTGATCTGTCCACAGGTTTAGGATTTGTTTGGCACAACTTCAGTTCCAACTTCACCCGGTTTCAGCTCCATGCAAAATGGAAGCGGAGCAGCTTGGACTAATCTAAAAAACATGAACTACAGAGATGGAGCCGGCCAAGCAGTAGTTAGAgtataagagcatccccaacagctcatctaaatttgatcattatatcttcatttaaatgattatctaaattagtttcatcattcatatctctttgtatcCCActagatcattcatatatgatattctctatatctctttggaggatggagagagatcatctaaatttgaaagatctctcttctaatatggatgacctctaaaaatagataataggaTAGCCGAtttgttggagctcaatttgaagtcttcatcctctattttcaaaatagaggatgggatAAATGAGCTATTGGGGATGCTCCTAAGTGCCTAACCAAATGGGGCCTTAAGGTTTCAATTGGCATGCAACACCAATAAATTGACTGCAAGGAGCTTTTAGTTGCATCAATCGAATTCTTTTTCTGCATGAATTGGCAGAAGACTCCCCAAAACTTCTTAATTGGTGAGTGGGGGCTACTGGTTCAAAGCCGAATTCAAATTCATTGCACTTCAATAAAGAAACCAAAAGTTGAAAAGGTAGCTCCAATTTAGAAAACAGTGACAGCATGATTACAGTTAAGAAGTTTTAAGTTAGCACAGTTGGATCATTTCCAGAACACGTTGTTTTGAATTGTAGAGTCATTTGTTCATCAGTAAGAAATTCAATAAGAACAAGTCACAAGTCACAAGATGAGTTCAAACAAGGAAAAGATGAGGATAATTAAGAACTACACAAGAACTGATCACCCCAAACTCAAGTATTTACATGTTAATATCAGTGACAATcttacatacatatacaataCATGCAACCATCggctcttattttttttttcaatcgcCATCACCCCATGGCAATATTGCATCAAGGAGCCAAGAACAATTCATTCTCTCCTCGATGAGCAGCAAATCCAATCCCCAAATGAGTCGGACGCACACAAATCACACCCAGAAACCGAAAGGCGCCTCCTTTCTTGACTCTAAAGCCTCTAATCCGTTAATTAGCAGCTCGAATTGAATAGGAAAGATCACATCTTTGGCGATCAAGAACAGCAATTAGGGCAGCGTACCAATCCGTTCTCGTTGCAATCGACGCAACGCTGCACGCGATCTTCCTCCTCGATGAACACcttgcggccgccgccgcaggcggTGCAGGGGACGAACcggacgccgccgcagccgtcgCAGACGTAGGCCGGGTcctggccggcggcgccgtcgaggaGCCGCCGCAGCTGCCCGCTCTCGTGCAGCTGCCgcacctcgtcggcgccgcccacGAAGCGGCCCCCGATCAGGAGCTGCGGGAGAGAGAAggcgcgcccgcgcgcgtcgAGCAGGGACTGCAGCTCGCGGCGGAACGCGGCGTCCATGGACACGTCgcgctcgtcgacggcgacgcggaaCCCGCGCAGGATGGCGCGCACCGAGGAGCAGTCCGCGAACGTGCGCCGCACCCCCCGCAGCGACGTCGTGTACAGCACCACCGCCTTGGGCCTCGCCCGCGGCTCGTCCGCGAGCTGGTGCCGCCTCcacttcgccgccggcggcagcagccGGTGCccctggtggtggtggtacgtCAGGGACCTCGCGAAGTGGAACGGCTTCTTGCCGCAGctcccgctccctcctcctcctccaccactcATAGCCGCCTTGCTGCAGCCATCCTCCATCTCACTCCGCCGGcgctcagccgccgccgccgccgtagaaGCTGAGGCGAAGTTCCGTTCGGTTCTTGGCTATGGCGGTTGCCGCGAGGCGAggaaaggggaaaagaaaggaagcgAATTGGGGAAAGCGAGAATGGAATTAGCCGTGAACGTGGGGTTTAGTGgcgtataaatattttcttctgaaGCTGAATTTTTCTGACGgtattcttgttcttgtttccCTTTTCCCGTTTTTTCAGAGgtggttttgtttgtttgtttgtttttttccccaaTAGTAGCATTAGCACTAATGATATCTGGTGATTAGTTAACAACTATGAGTTAATAATTTACAGGTTCAGAGCTGGGTACTTAATTCTGTTTGGGTTGTTTTTGAGTTGCAACAACATTTTTTGCCGTTTCTTCCCTTAATTCTGAAGCATTTGTTTGTTCAATTGGTTAGTTTTGTTGGCTGTGAATAGACTGGTTTGGGTGTTGGAGTCGAAACCCGTTAATGCATGGCTTTGTGCAGCCAGAAAGAAGGTTCCTGAATATGTATGTCATGGTCAACCTGAACGAGAGGCTGTCATTTTACTCCTCTAACACATTTTCCccctcttttatattttttatgtgaaccATATTTCAAACAGGCTTACCGGCCTTACTCTATCAGAGAGGATGGGTTAACGTACCGTGTTGATAGGCCCGCAATTATGGTTACATGGTGAACAATGAGAAAGTCGCGCCGAATTTATcacaagtttaaaattttaattaactcTTTGAATTTGTAAGGGGTTATTGTTTAGGTTATCTAGGAAAAAACGagcgatatatttataaataaaaaatactttataaataaaatttttatttacttgttctcaacgatctaaaagtcgagactaaaaaataaactatagtaaaaaaatcttaaaatctattttaaatataaggttggaaatataaattttggtttataagcgaCAAGATGGAAAACCTATCGCGTCTAGACTATTACCGTCCTTGGCAGGAAGGGAAACCCTGATTCATCTATTGGTATGTAAACCGGTAGGAGCATAGCATGGCCACTGTTCCATTTCCAATCAAGAGCACTGATAACTTCACTGAGATACTGTAGAATTGTACAAACAGAGGCATGGAAATCTatgtctgaaactctgaattcTCCATGGCAGAGCACTGTTCAGCTCACATGGATAATGTTTTGAGGTACTACATGTCTGCAGTTTGAGGAACATATAGGATCCCACAGTGGCAAAGGATGGAGGAGTATGAGCTTGAGTA includes:
- the LOC102718011 gene encoding F-box protein SKIP5 is translated as MTKRGRSAAGEALASPVNSLDDGCLMHIFSFLSPIPDRYNTALVCHRWRFLACHPRLWLRVERPIRNIIEPGVYPNLEAAVSAARPGDTILIAAGGTHVACNIQIKKPLCIIGGGELPDDTVLTCSRGSDNALEFLSTCKIVNLTIRAELGCCLLHRSGRLTIEECLLQCEQNPLDYLSFPIISTAIEYNSFPSLKEQGHGVTVVRTRIEGGAKAVRTNGTLALQRVRAIYSRSSVFFWFEVGEK
- the LOC102720063 gene encoding E3 ubiquitin-protein ligase DIS1-like; amino-acid sequence: MASATYLDDANSDVIDPPKNEEILDVTELVGDHTQHSPKPNVMVSGNVRELLECPVCLNAMYPPIHQCSNGHTLCSGCKPRVHNRCPTCRHELGNIRCLALEKVAASLELPCKYQNFGCLGIYPYYCKLKHESQCQYRPYTCPYAGSECTVAGDIQYLVSHLKDDHKVDMHNGSTFNHRYVKSNPHEVENATWMLTVFSCFGQYFCLHFEAFQLGMAPVYIAFLRFMGDDAEAKNYSYSLEVGGSGRKMTWQGVPRSIRDSHRKVRDSYDGLIIQRNMALFFSGGDKKELKLRVTGRIWKEQ
- the LOC121055026 gene encoding uncharacterized protein At5g39865-like; the encoded protein is MEDGCSKAAMSGGGGGGSGSCGKKPFHFARSLTYHHHQGHRLLPPAAKWRRHQLADEPRARPKAVVLYTTSLRGVRRTFADCSSVRAILRGFRVAVDERDVSMDAAFRRELQSLLDARGRAFSLPQLLIGGRFVGGADEVRQLHESGQLRRLLDGAAGQDPAYVCDGCGGVRFVPCTACGGGRKVFIEEEDRVQRCVDCNENGLVRCPNCCS